The following DNA comes from Planctomycetaceae bacterium.
CTGCATTGTTCGGCCGGGACAGAAAATCGCGGAATTTTTACGAACCCCCGGCATAAAGCCGGAGGCTAACGAGGTGATGGAACTGGTCAGCGATTGCAGTCTGGAATTAATAGAAGCCCAAAGAGCACTGCCTATTCTCGATGAAAGAGATTATCGCAAAATTAATTTCTATGTTCAGCATTTCATTGAGCAGAAAAATGACATTTCATCCGAAGGAAATTTTCTGCGAAGACTCTTATCGCCTCAAAACAGCAACGCATCCAGAAGAACAACCGCTGTCACGGAAGTTTTATCGGCTGACTGGTGGCAGAGATATGAGGACAAACAGCTTGTTTCCGAAGGGGCAAATCTTCTTGGGATTCTTCCGGTTGTACACATTCAAAATATCGCGCAGCCATTGTATTATGAGGGTATCAGCGATGTCGAAGCACTTATTCCTCTGCAAGACGAACTAAACACAAGATTGAGCGACAGGGCGAGCAGGATAACTTTCCAGGCGTTCAAAATGTATCTGGCAAAGGGTATCGAGGGTGTTGAAAATCGAGCGGTATCGCCGGGCAGAATGTGGTGCACGGATAATCCTGACGCGAGTATTCAGCAGTTCGGCGGAGACAGCAGTTCGCCGAGCGAAGATGTACATATTCAGGAAATACGCGAAGCATTAGACAAAACCAGCGGAGTTACGCCTGTGGCGGCGGGTGTGCTTAAAGACAAAATCGGAAATCTTACAAGCGCAATCGCATTGAAGATGACGCTGATGGGAATGCTGGCGAAGACTGAACGCAAACACTACGCTTACGGTCAGGGACTTAAAGAAATCGCGGCAATGGTAATGCATCTGCTTGATGTTACGAAGATTTATCCAAATGCAAAAGACGAAAGAGTCTTTGATGTTATCTTCCCAAGTCCGCTGCCGGAGAATACTTCCGAAAAACTCGATGAAGCGAAAATGAAATTAGAAATCGGAGTATCGAAAGAACAAGTGCTGCGGGAGCTGGGATATGAAATGAAAATATAGACACGGATTTACACTGTATTTTAGACACTGATTAACACGGATTTACACTGTATAGAAAGGGTTTTGAATGAGTCAGAATGACACAGAAATTCAGGGTTCAGATGAACAAGAGCAGCGGGGCGAAAAACTCGTGGATGTGAGCGAGGCGATTCGGTACCGCAAAAGGGCACAGATGGCCGAGCAGAAGAAAACGCTTTTAGAGCAGGCGCTTATCGAGCACAAAAGTGAAATTGAAAAATTAAACAGAAATATTTCACAAATGTCTATCGAACGCCAGTTAATCGATAAGTTTGTTTCGGCAGGTGTGAAGGATTTGGAAGCGGCGGTAATTATCGGCAGAAGCAGGCTTGAAAAAGATTCTCAAGTCTCGGCTGACGATGTTGTTGAACAAATGCGGAAAGAAAAAAGTTATCTTTTCAGCGAATCGCCTGCTCCAACGGTAATCGCAAAGACAAGTGGAGTCAAAAACAAGTTGTCGCAGACAACAGGCGTTCTTGAACGTGCGGCGAAAAAAGCAAGCCAAACCAGTTCAAGAGCGGATTTGCAGGAGTACCTGCGAACAAGACGGAATTTATTGTAGTGAAATGACAACCCTGCCAAGGTCTCCTCTGATTTTGTTTTTCAAGGAAAACAAAATCCTGAAGAATCGGAGATTGTAATGTTGGCAGGGCTAACCAACTATTGAAAGGAAATAAATTATGGCATTTACAGGTAAATCAACATATTCAGCAGGCGTAACACTGCCTGAAATAGCGGAAGACGTTTCTGACATTGTCGGAATCATATCGCCGGTGGAAACTTTTTTGCTCGATGCACTGGGCGACCCGCTTCGTGAGGCAAGGAGCACATATCATGAATGGCTGGAAGATTCTCTGATTCCTAACAAAGACACTATCAGCGACAGTTCTATCAGTGTTCCTGACACCGAAACCAGTTTCGATGTTATCAATGGCAGCAGATTTAGAACTGGTGACCAGATTCAGGCTGAAGGCAGCGAAGAGCTGATGCTTGTTACCGGTGTTTCCAGTAATACGCTGACTGTAGTGCGAGGTTATGCGGGTACAACGGCTGAAAATATAGCCGATGCACAAGTTGTTTATATTCTCGGCAACGCGGCGCTCGAAGGTGATGATAAGCCTGCGGCGAGATTTACCAATCGTGTTCGCTGCGGAAACTACACGCAGATTTTTACAGCAGGCGTTGAAGTAAGCGGTACCAATATTGCCGCCAGTCATCTGGGTATTTCTGACGAGATGGATTATCAGAAATCGGAAAGACTGCGTGAACTTATCCGCGACCTTGAGAACACAATAATCAACGGCGGACAGCCAGCGGCCAATCCGCAAGGCTCGGCATCTGTTCGCAGGAGTATGAAAGGTATCGTGCAAAGCATTGATACAAATATATTCCGTACAGGTGATTCCGGTTTGCCGTCAGGTACGGAACTTGACGAGGCGAAAATCAATTACGTTCTTCGCAAGATTTGGGAAAACAGCTGCGGCACAGTAGATTTGATTGTTGTCGGCGGTTATCAGAAACGAAAAATCAACTCGTTCCTGACAGCAAGCAGAAGTTTCGGACCTGCTGATAAGGCCTACACCGATATGGTGAGCGTTTATGAAAGCGATTTCGGTGTTTGCAGGATTATCACCAGCAGGTGGGTTCCGCAGGATGCCGTTCTGTTCCTCGATTCTTCACGTGTCAGTGTACTTCCGCTTGCGGGCAGAAGCTTCCACTTCAAACCGCTGGCAAGCAGCGGCGATTATGAGTGCGGCCAGCTCATCGGCGAATACACACTCGAATTCAAGAATGAAGCTGCGCACGGGGTCATCAGAGATTTGGCAACAGCGTAATTAAAAGAGGTTATATTTTTTCGGCTGGGTGCGTTTATCTACAGAACGATACATACTTAAAGGTTAGATATACCACCCGGCCAAAATTAACTAAAAACTTTGGAATGGCTTCGCTATGTTTTTTATTTTAAGAGGTAACAATGAACAGTTTTTCAAATGATGTTGATATTCTGAAATATGAGCCGATTTTGTTCGGCGATTTGCATTTCGCAGGTCAGGTGTTGGCAGGCGGAAGCGGCGCAACAATCAGCAACTCGATATTAAACGCTGCGGGTGGGAATTTTACAAACGCGCAAATCACGGCGGGAATGGTTGTTTATGTACATAACGAAGACAGAACCGTTGACTGCGTTTATGAGATTGTATCTGTAAATTCAGACACACAGCTTGCGATTTCAGTTCTGCGAGCGGATAACCAGACTAACGCTATTCCTGTACAAGACAGTGATGCGGTAAATTACAGAATCTGCACATATCAGGCGCAAAGCAATGAATTGCTTTTACAGCTTGCGCAGTATTTCGGATTACGGCCTGGGGTTGCGGATGGGCAATATAGCGTTGATGATATTCTCGATGCTTCTGTGCTCAAACAAGTTTCTGTTTATGGGGTTCTGTCGATTGTTTATGCGACGCTTGCGAGCAAGGCTGACAGCGATAAAGAAAATTTCTGGAAGAAGAGCGGCTATTACAGGCAGCTTTATGAAAAAGCGTTTCAACGATGCAAGATAAGCATTGATTTGGGCAATGATGAGATTGCTGATTTCGGATTTAACGGCTCAAGCGTCAGATTGATGAGGGACTAATATGCGGCCTGCGTTAGATAATATATTTTTTGATGATGAAACTTTTGAAATCGAAGTCAAAACGCTCAATAGAGGCGTTGTTCAGCGGTCTGCGGCGGGGCTTGACGGTCAATTAACCATCGATATGGGGCTTCGTGAGAGAAAACTTGCGCAAACAGGGCAACTGCGGGCTAAGAATGAAGCCGAGCTTCAGCGGCAAATCGATGCAATCAACGAATTGATTGACGGGCAACTGCATATTTTAAGAAGTTCGGACGGCAGGGTGTTTGATAATCTTCTTGTTGAGACGTTTGAGACTGAATCAGTTATCAAAAGCGGAGCGTACATGAGCTGTTCATATCATATCACATATATCAAACAGGCATAATATGATTTTAAGCGATGGAATAAGTAACGTTCGTGTGTTTTCGCTGCCAGTAGGTGTAAGCGGAGACGGAAAGTCAAATCAGCTTACAGGATTTGTTCTTGTCAAATGGCAATCCACCTACAATCTGCCGCATCAGGTTTATGTCAACGGCAAATTCGGCGGAGCAACAACAGACACTTCGCAAAGACAAATGATTATATCTGTGCCGATGTCGCAACAGGCCGCTGTCAGGATAGAAGTCTATGCGGTAGATTCGCAAAACGCTGATACCGATTTTTCAGAGCTAACCGAGTCGGGACGTAATTTATCCCGCGTCAAAATAGAGTTTCCAAAAATGACAGGCGGCTACATTGATATTTATCGTGAGGATGAGAAACTTACCAATGAGGCAATAAGAATTTCTGAACTTATCGGGTTTGGGCTTGGCAGTTTCGGCCAAAGCGATTTCGGGTTTGACGGCGGA
Coding sequences within:
- a CDS encoding DUF5309 domain-containing protein yields the protein MAFTGKSTYSAGVTLPEIAEDVSDIVGIISPVETFLLDALGDPLREARSTYHEWLEDSLIPNKDTISDSSISVPDTETSFDVINGSRFRTGDQIQAEGSEELMLVTGVSSNTLTVVRGYAGTTAENIADAQVVYILGNAALEGDDKPAARFTNRVRCGNYTQIFTAGVEVSGTNIAASHLGISDEMDYQKSERLRELIRDLENTIINGGQPAANPQGSASVRRSMKGIVQSIDTNIFRTGDSGLPSGTELDEAKINYVLRKIWENSCGTVDLIVVGGYQKRKINSFLTASRSFGPADKAYTDMVSVYESDFGVCRIITSRWVPQDAVLFLDSSRVSVLPLAGRSFHFKPLASSGDYECGQLIGEYTLEFKNEAAHGVIRDLATA
- a CDS encoding phage portal protein, translated to MAFDFSKLEAENINPAFINWLVDEQWVDMQSHFGKLWDYYQNPMYSPIGLSAADSKLNESAKTYIQAQEMGLPVRITGIKRTQASGITGGKAVADVERKEVVIENDIGWRVNAMVDFLFGKGVDIVSRAEDKNRRTEIDKIIKQVFNSNGGVRFFQDMAVLGAVYGFVDCIVRPGQKIAEFLRTPGIKPEANEVMELVSDCSLELIEAQRALPILDERDYRKINFYVQHFIEQKNDISSEGNFLRRLLSPQNSNASRRTTAVTEVLSADWWQRYEDKQLVSEGANLLGILPVVHIQNIAQPLYYEGISDVEALIPLQDELNTRLSDRASRITFQAFKMYLAKGIEGVENRAVSPGRMWCTDNPDASIQQFGGDSSSPSEDVHIQEIREALDKTSGVTPVAAGVLKDKIGNLTSAIALKMTLMGMLAKTERKHYAYGQGLKEIAAMVMHLLDVTKIYPNAKDERVFDVIFPSPLPENTSEKLDEAKMKLEIGVSKEQVLRELGYEMKI